One part of the Alligator mississippiensis isolate rAllMis1 chromosome 3, rAllMis1, whole genome shotgun sequence genome encodes these proteins:
- the MYLIP gene encoding E3 ubiquitin-protein ligase MYLIP, with amino-acid sequence MLCYVTRPDAVVMEVEVEAKANGEDCLNQVCRRLGIIEVDYFGLQFTGSKGENLWLNLRNRISQQMDGLAPYRFRLRVKFFVEPHLILQEQTRHMFFLHIKEDLLAGNLQCSSEHAIELSALLAQVRFGDYNQNTAKYSYEELCAKELTTATLESITAKHKELEGLSRASAEYQILQIVSAQENYGVEWHSVRDSEGQKLLIGVGPEGISICKDDFSPINRIAYPVVQMATQSGKNVYLTVTKESGNSVVLLFKMVSTRAASGLYRAITETHAFYRCDTVTSAVMMQYSRDLKGHLASLFLNENINLGKKYVFDIKRTSKEVYDHARRALYNAGIVDLVSRSDQTPPSSPLKSSESSMNCDSCEGLSCQQTKALQEKLRKLKESLLCMVCCEEEINSTFCPCGHTVCCKACATQLQSCPVCRSRVEHVQHVYLPTHTSLLNLTVI; translated from the exons atgctgtGCTATGTGACCAGGCCGGACGCGGTGGTGATGGAGGTGGAAGTGGAGGCCAAAGCCAACGGCGAGGACTGCCTCAACCAG GTGTGCCGGCGGCTGGGGATCATCGAGGTGGATTACTTTGGGCTCCAGTTCACCGGCAGCAAAGGCGAGAACCTGTGGCTGAATCTGCGCAACAGGATCTCGCAGCAGATGGATGGGCTGGCGCCGTACCGCTTCAGACTGCGCGTCAAGTTCTTCGTGGAGCCGCACCTCATCCTACAGGAGCAGACCAG GCATATGTTTTTCTTGCATATAAAGGAGGATCTTTTGGCTGGTAATCTGCAATGTTCTTCAGAGCATGCAATTGAACTTAGTGCATTGTTGGCTCAGGTGAGGTTTGGAGATTACAACCAGAACACAGCCAAGTACAGTTATGAAGAGTTATGTGCGAAGGAGCTCACCACTGCCACCTTAGAGAG CATTACTGCAAAGCACAAGGAACTAGAAGGTTTGAGTCGGGCATCAGCTGAGTACCAGATTCTGCAAATTGTGTCAGCTCAGGAGAACTATGGAGTAGAGTGGCACTCGGTGAGAGACAGTGAAGGGCAGAAACTTCTTATTGGTGTTGGTCCTGAAGGCATTTCCATCTGTAAAGATGATTTCAGCCCCATTAACAG GATTGCTTATCCTGTTGTTCAAATGGCAACTCAGTCTGGGAAGAATGTGTATCTGACCGTCACAAAGGAGTCTGGTAATAGTGTAGTTCTCTTATTTAAGATGGTCAGCACCAGAGCAGCAAGTGGACTCTACAGAGCAATTACAGAGACTCATGCATTTTACAG ATGTGACACAGTTACAAGTGCTGTCATGATGCAGTACAGTCGAGATCTAAAGGGCCACCTAGCATCCTTGTTCCTGAATGAAAACATTAACCTTGGTAAAAAATACGTCTTTGACATTAAACGAACATCCAAAGAGGTTTACGATCATGCAAGAAGGGCTCTTTATAATGCTGGCATTGTGGATCTTGTTTCAAGAAGTGATCAGACTCCACCAAGTTCTCCTCTTAAGTCTTCAGAAAGTAGTATGAACTGTGACAGTTGCGAGGGTCTTAGCTGCCAGCAAACCAAGGCTCTTCAAGAAAAGTTGCGGAAGCTGAAGGAGTCTCTTTTATGTATGGTGTGTTGTGAAGAAGAAATAAATTCAACCTTTTGTCCCTGTGGCCACACAGTATGCTGCAAGGCCTGTGCTACCCAATTGCAG TCATGTCCAGTCTGTAGGTCTCGAGTAGAGCATGTCCAGCATGTGTACTTGCCAACTCACACCAGTCTTCTCAACCTGACAGTGATATGA